In the genome of Bacteroidota bacterium, one region contains:
- a CDS encoding RluA family pseudouridine synthase produces the protein MLEDQDLQEESGDLYEHHHIKVDKGQTPIRIDKFLMDRLMNASRNKIQNAARAGNILVNGVEIKPNYKTKPEDEISIVMAFPPRDVEIIPQNIPLDIIYEDDDLLLINKQAGMVVHPGHGNYDGTLVNALTYYLRELSPTKNPEAHPYLVHRIDKNTSGILLVAKNEIAQTKIAKGFFDHTIQRKYQALIWGTPKEESGTITGHIGRSLKNRLVMTIFPDGDYGKDATTHYKTLKSFGYVSLVECQLETGRTHQIRAHFKYIGHPLFNDATYGGDLILKGTTFTKYKQFIQNCFKILPRQALHAKYLGFIHPTTHKFIEFDSELPEDMQLAISKWEQYANQGMTEME, from the coding sequence ATGCTAGAAGATCAGGATTTACAAGAAGAATCAGGTGACCTTTATGAACACCATCATATAAAGGTTGACAAAGGGCAAACGCCAATACGCATCGACAAATTTCTGATGGACAGGCTCATGAATGCATCAAGGAATAAAATCCAGAATGCTGCAAGAGCCGGTAATATTCTTGTAAACGGGGTAGAGATCAAACCAAATTACAAAACAAAACCTGAAGATGAAATTTCAATTGTAATGGCCTTTCCGCCACGTGATGTTGAAATTATCCCTCAAAATATCCCGTTGGACATTATTTATGAAGATGATGACCTATTGCTGATTAACAAACAGGCAGGGATGGTTGTTCACCCGGGTCACGGAAATTATGACGGAACATTGGTCAATGCTTTAACCTATTATTTGCGCGAATTATCTCCAACAAAAAATCCTGAAGCCCACCCCTACCTTGTGCATAGGATAGATAAAAACACGAGTGGGATCTTACTTGTTGCCAAAAATGAAATAGCACAAACAAAGATTGCAAAAGGCTTTTTTGATCACACCATCCAACGAAAGTATCAGGCATTAATTTGGGGTACTCCAAAAGAAGAATCAGGAACCATCACGGGCCATATTGGAAGAAGCTTGAAAAACAGATTAGTCATGACTATTTTCCCTGATGGGGATTATGGGAAAGATGCAACTACTCATTATAAAACACTCAAGAGTTTTGGCTATGTAAGCTTGGTTGAGTGTCAGCTTGAAACAGGTCGTACGCACCAGATTAGGGCACATTTCAAATACATCGGCCATCCATTATTTAATGATGCAACCTATGGCGGCGACCTCATTTTGAAAGGAACAACGTTTACGAAATACAAACAGTTTATTCAAAATTGTTTCAAAATATTACCACGACAGGCATTACATGCCAAATACCTTGGTTTTATTCATCCAACAACTCATAAGTTCATTGAATTTGATTCAGAATTACCCGAAGATATGCAACTAGCAATATCAAAGTGGGAACAGTATGCTAATCAGGGAATGACTGAAATGGAATAA
- a CDS encoding PASTA domain-containing protein has protein sequence MKFFYFLTQKKFYVHLGIAIISTFLLLLLVFQFLKSYSYYGEAITVPDFTGYSIDKLDGINDLNNFTFIVTDSVFEPDRESGTVIAQNPLAQSKVKRNRKIYVTVVAKTAEMVRMPNLVDLSLRQALVRIEMAGLNINYLHYIPDFAQDAVLAQMYNGDTIYADSLIQINSKIDLVLGKGYYPRKLLVPFLIGLTKAEAEKKIFEASFNLGEETYLEDEDPATMRVYSQAPTWNTNELLNHGDFINLWYRSTVKFDFKNYIEYLTIDTLAIDSVLIDPLVDTIY, from the coding sequence ATGAAATTCTTTTATTTCTTGACGCAAAAGAAATTTTATGTACATCTGGGCATTGCAATAATCTCAACTTTTTTGCTCCTACTGCTTGTATTTCAGTTTCTGAAAAGCTATTCTTATTATGGGGAAGCTATTACAGTTCCTGACTTCACAGGTTATAGCATCGATAAGCTCGATGGTATTAACGACCTAAATAATTTTACATTTATTGTTACCGATTCTGTATTCGAACCCGATAGAGAAAGTGGAACGGTTATCGCACAAAATCCTTTGGCTCAATCCAAAGTAAAACGGAACCGTAAAATCTATGTTACGGTTGTTGCTAAAACAGCAGAAATGGTCCGCATGCCGAATTTGGTTGATTTATCTTTACGACAGGCTTTGGTAAGAATTGAAATGGCCGGACTTAATATTAATTATCTTCATTATATTCCTGATTTTGCTCAGGATGCTGTCCTAGCTCAAATGTATAATGGAGATACGATTTATGCTGACTCACTAATTCAAATAAATTCGAAAATTGATCTTGTGCTTGGAAAAGGATATTATCCGAGAAAGCTACTCGTTCCCTTTCTGATCGGATTAACAAAAGCTGAAGCCGAAAAGAAAATTTTTGAAGCTTCATTCAACTTAGGAGAAGAAACCTATCTGGAAGATGAGGATCCGGCTACGATGAGGGTCTATTCACAAGCGCCAACCTGGAACACGAATGAATTATTGAACCATGGTGATTTTATAAATCTTTGGTATCGATCCACTGTTAAATTTGATTTTAAAAATTATATCGAGTACTTAACTATTGATACTTTGGCTATCGATTCGGTTTTGATAGATCCCCTTGTTGATACTATTTATTAA
- a CDS encoding D-alanine--D-alanine ligase: MKKNVAIIAGGDSGEYEVSINSANVVYKHLSKQKFNPYLIIITGQHWYYLDEESVSIDIDKSDFSLLLDEVKISFDVVFNMIHGTPGENGIIQGYFDLLNIPYTSCGLAVSALTFNKAYCNRVVASYGTNVAKSIHLIKSQPFNLKAVSTEVSFPVFVKPANGGSSVATSKVSDVSGLETAVDLAFTADDEVLIEEFIRGREICCGAFKYKGQMMIFPLTEIISKKEFFDYEAKYTKGMSDEITPAQIPVEVEIECKALSSELYQKLNCRGVVRFDYIFNDEAIFFLEVNTVPGMSEASIVPQQAKEMGISLKRLFEMLIEDALVN; this comes from the coding sequence ATAAAGAAAAATGTAGCCATTATCGCAGGAGGTGATTCAGGAGAGTATGAAGTTTCGATAAACAGCGCCAATGTGGTGTATAAACACCTCAGTAAGCAAAAGTTTAATCCGTATTTGATCATTATTACCGGTCAGCACTGGTATTATCTGGATGAAGAAAGTGTATCAATTGATATTGATAAATCCGATTTTAGTTTATTGTTAGATGAGGTCAAGATTAGTTTTGATGTGGTTTTTAATATGATTCATGGTACTCCCGGAGAAAATGGGATCATTCAAGGTTATTTCGATTTGTTGAATATTCCTTATACCTCATGTGGACTTGCAGTATCGGCACTTACATTTAATAAGGCATACTGCAACCGGGTTGTTGCTTCATATGGCACTAATGTTGCCAAATCAATTCACCTGATCAAGAGCCAACCTTTCAATTTAAAAGCTGTAAGCACTGAAGTTTCATTTCCCGTATTTGTAAAACCGGCCAATGGAGGATCGAGTGTTGCCACCTCAAAAGTGAGTGATGTTTCAGGATTGGAAACTGCCGTTGATTTAGCTTTTACCGCGGATGATGAAGTTTTAATTGAGGAATTTATCCGTGGAAGGGAAATTTGCTGCGGAGCATTTAAATACAAGGGTCAAATGATGATTTTCCCATTAACAGAAATCATTAGTAAGAAGGAGTTTTTTGATTACGAAGCCAAATATACCAAAGGAATGTCGGATGAAATTACCCCTGCACAGATTCCTGTTGAGGTTGAAATTGAATGTAAGGCCTTGTCTTCAGAATTATACCAGAAACTAAATTGTAGAGGAGTTGTAAGATTTGATTATATTTTTAACGACGAGGCAATCTTTTTTCTAGAAGTAAATACAGTTCCCGGGATGTCGGAAGCAAGTATCGTTCCTCAGCAAGCCAAAGAAATGGGAATTTCATTGAAGCGCCTATTTGAAATGTTGATTGAGGATGCATTGGTGAATTGA
- a CDS encoding non-canonical purine NTP diphosphatase, giving the protein MRKLVFATNNLHKLSEVRNIIGSQFEIICLRDIGYNEDIPETASTLEGNASLKSRTVYEKFGIDCFADDTGLEVEVLNGRPGVYSARYAGIENDANKNIAKLLHELSSATNRKAKFRTVISLILNGSEYFFEGIVEGEIISEKRGHEGFGYDPVFIPHGYKKSFAELSAKEKNTVSHRARATQKLSEFLFKV; this is encoded by the coding sequence ATGAGAAAACTCGTATTTGCAACCAATAATCTGCATAAACTGTCCGAAGTAAGGAACATTATTGGGTCACAATTTGAAATTATTTGTTTGCGAGATATAGGTTACAATGAAGATATTCCGGAAACAGCTTCAACACTCGAAGGCAATGCTTCATTAAAATCAAGGACGGTTTACGAAAAATTTGGGATCGATTGTTTTGCTGATGATACCGGCCTGGAGGTGGAGGTACTGAATGGTCGGCCCGGGGTTTATTCAGCGCGTTATGCCGGAATCGAGAATGATGCTAATAAAAATATTGCAAAGCTATTGCATGAATTAAGTTCCGCGACAAACAGAAAAGCAAAATTCAGAACGGTTATTTCACTTATATTGAATGGTAGTGAGTATTTTTTTGAAGGAATTGTCGAAGGTGAAATAATCAGCGAAAAAAGAGGCCACGAAGGTTTTGGATACGATCCGGTTTTTATTCCGCACGGATATAAAAAAAGTTTTGCTGAATTGTCTGCAAAAGAAAAAAACACCGTCAGCCATCGAGCGAGGGCTACTCAAAAACTTTCCGAATTCTTATTCAAAGTTTAA
- a CDS encoding sensor domain-containing protein has translation MSIFSMQNEDGKEAQFFDLLIKKRVYYGLIYSIISIPIAALYFVFVVGGLLVGFALLPIWVGVPFLNTHFRIIWVLSKFEEKTFEKYSGILLPKISPFIPSNRSSYHKFIGYMGNKRTWIRIGYFSMKFFWRIIFAIPGLFLLTLSSLLIYTPINSVFGHIDIYSFYQTDSFIEVILIFFVCIIIWVSILHLINYLFTISAHILKFFFCR, from the coding sequence ATGTCGATATTCTCAATGCAAAATGAAGATGGCAAAGAAGCACAATTCTTTGATCTCCTGATCAAGAAAAGAGTTTATTATGGCCTTATTTATTCTATAATTTCTATTCCCATTGCTGCCCTGTATTTTGTTTTTGTAGTTGGTGGTTTGTTAGTTGGATTTGCCCTTCTTCCAATTTGGGTTGGAGTACCATTTTTGAATACACACTTTCGCATAATCTGGGTTTTATCAAAATTTGAAGAAAAGACATTTGAAAAGTATTCCGGAATTTTATTGCCAAAAATTTCTCCTTTCATACCAAGCAATAGATCTTCCTACCATAAGTTTATAGGTTACATGGGAAACAAAAGAACATGGATAAGGATCGGTTATTTTTCAATGAAGTTTTTTTGGCGAATTATTTTTGCGATACCCGGTCTTTTTCTCTTGACACTAAGCAGCCTTTTAATTTACACTCCGATTAATTCTGTATTTGGTCACATTGATATTTACTCATTTTACCAAACAGATTCATTTATTGAAGTAATTTTAATATTCTTTGTCTGCATTATAATTTGGGTGAGTATCCTTCATCTAATTAATTACCTATTTACAATTTCCGCACATATATTGAAGTTTTTTTTCTGTCGATAA